Proteins from a genomic interval of Treponema succinifaciens DSM 2489:
- a CDS encoding tautomerase family protein: MPHITVQMFPGRNDEIKKNLAEKLAKVASEELGRGIEHFSVSVEDIPQDEWKERVFNKIVDPDNKNIFVKPGYTM, translated from the coding sequence ATGCCGCATATTACAGTTCAAATGTTTCCCGGAAGAAATGACGAAATCAAGAAAAATCTTGCAGAAAAACTTGCAAAAGTAGCGAGCGAGGAGCTTGGCAGGGGAATCGAGCATTTTTCTGTTTCTGTAGAAGATATTCCGCAGGACGAATGGAAAGAGCGTGTTTTTAACAAGATTGTAGACCCGGATAATAAAAATATTTTTGTAAAGCCTGGCTATACAATGTAG
- a CDS encoding O-acetylhomoserine aminocarboxypropyltransferase/cysteine synthase family protein, with protein sequence MKDFQNGIETKCIHSGYEPKNGEPRMIPIVQSTTFKYDTSEAMGKLFDLEDSGYFYSRLQNPTNDYVAAKIAALEGGTAAMLTSSGQAANFFAVFNIASAGDHVVVSSTIYGGTFNLFNVTMRKMGIDFTFVDPECSEEELNAAFKPNTKAVFGETIANPALIVFDIERFAKAAHSHGVPLIVDNTFATPVNCRPFEWGADIVTHSTTKYMDGHDATIGGAIVDSGKFDWLANAQKFPGLCTPDESYHGVVYAKKFGKEGAFITKATVQLMRDFGSVQSPMNAYFLNLGLESLPLRVARHCENALKIAEFLQSHKNVSWVNYPGLKGNKYYELAKKYMPNGTCGVISFGVKGGRQVAEKFMSNLKLAMIATHVADSRTCVLHPASSTHRQMSDEELKAAGVLPDMVRLSVGVENVNDIIADLTQALEV encoded by the coding sequence ATGAAAGATTTTCAAAACGGAATTGAGACGAAATGCATTCACTCAGGCTATGAGCCAAAAAACGGCGAGCCTAGAATGATTCCTATTGTTCAAAGTACAACTTTTAAGTATGACACAAGCGAAGCAATGGGAAAACTTTTTGACCTTGAAGATTCTGGCTATTTTTACAGCAGACTCCAGAATCCTACAAATGATTATGTGGCTGCGAAAATTGCTGCTCTTGAAGGTGGAACTGCCGCTATGCTCACTTCTTCCGGCCAGGCGGCAAACTTTTTTGCGGTTTTTAATATTGCAAGCGCAGGCGATCATGTTGTTGTTTCTTCTACAATTTATGGAGGAACTTTCAACTTGTTCAATGTTACAATGCGCAAGATGGGAATTGATTTTACTTTTGTAGATCCCGAATGTTCAGAGGAGGAACTTAATGCGGCTTTTAAACCGAACACAAAAGCTGTTTTTGGCGAAACGATTGCGAATCCGGCTTTGATTGTTTTTGACATTGAGCGTTTTGCAAAAGCGGCGCACAGCCACGGAGTTCCACTTATTGTAGACAATACTTTTGCAACTCCCGTGAATTGCCGTCCGTTTGAATGGGGCGCAGACATTGTAACTCATTCCACAACAAAATATATGGATGGACATGATGCGACTATTGGTGGCGCGATTGTTGATTCTGGAAAATTTGATTGGCTTGCAAACGCCCAGAAATTTCCGGGCCTTTGCACCCCGGATGAAAGCTATCACGGCGTGGTTTACGCAAAAAAATTTGGAAAGGAAGGCGCGTTTATTACAAAAGCAACTGTTCAGCTTATGAGAGACTTTGGCTCTGTTCAGTCCCCGATGAATGCTTACTTTTTAAATCTTGGACTTGAATCCCTGCCGCTTCGTGTTGCCCGTCACTGCGAAAATGCCTTGAAAATTGCTGAATTTCTTCAGTCGCATAAAAATGTTTCCTGGGTGAACTATCCCGGATTAAAAGGAAACAAATATTACGAGCTTGCAAAAAAATATATGCCGAACGGAACTTGCGGAGTTATTTCTTTTGGAGTGAAAGGCGGAAGACAGGTTGCTGAAAAATTCATGTCGAACCTTAAGCTTGCAATGATTGCAACGCACGTTGCGGACAGCAGGACTTGTGTTCTTCACCCTGCAAGTTCTACACACAGGCAGATGTCCGATGAAGAGCTAAAGGCTGCAGGTGTTTTGCCGGACATGGTAAGACTTTCTGTTGGTGTTGAAAATGTAAATGATATAATTGCTGATTTAACTCAGGCACTGGAGGTTTAA
- a CDS encoding ribonuclease catalytic domain-containing protein, producing the protein MIKPNSLVIYKNTAAVVLSVGENNKFSIKFQSVPATATKPAVYETQNVRAKDILLLNEGPVSSLESVLKFAVEKCPSASDIYNLEQANEIFLQIKDCYELLSGETPGESYPFNELVSLFRGEVKPDEAWGLYCALKNTVYFSQVLKDQLDGKIAFTVRPQQEIDSLVKKAGEKEKEAELRSEFIQRLKTGKLLPEDSVFMGDVEALALGKTDKSRTMHDAGLKETPERAHKLLLDTGLWDITRNPYPLRWGLSTKSASDSLDSPPEEERLELDCISYAIDNAWSTDPDDAVAFDGKYLWIHIADPASTVQPDSPIDKNARARGATLYIPEGAARMLCESCLEDYALGLKEKSRALSFRILLDENGAIEDCSVFKTLVKVKRLSYEQADDLMESEELKPLFSIAWKNVERRKKSGAVQISMPEVHISVEPETKKVSIEPLVHPKSSEMIREMMLLAGEGAAKFAFKNQIPFPFVSQEAPVIPDDVPEGLAGQFRLRRCMRKRSVGVTPGMHCALGLNMYSQVTSPLRRYGDLIAHIQLRAFLDKRELLDKDTILMRISEGDAGAQAAHKAERKSNMHWTLVYLLQNPGWTGEAVCVDKGMKLPLFSIPSLAIETFMPCPEKTELNDVVKIKVKKIELTELQVEFEIVN; encoded by the coding sequence ATGATAAAACCTAATTCACTTGTTATATATAAAAATACTGCTGCTGTTGTTCTTTCTGTTGGTGAAAATAATAAGTTTTCTATAAAATTTCAGTCTGTTCCTGCCACTGCCACAAAGCCTGCTGTTTATGAAACTCAGAATGTCCGCGCAAAGGATATTCTTTTGCTGAATGAAGGTCCTGTTTCTTCTCTTGAATCTGTTTTGAAATTCGCTGTGGAAAAATGTCCTTCAGCCTCTGATATTTACAATCTTGAGCAGGCAAATGAGATTTTTCTTCAGATAAAAGACTGCTATGAACTTTTGTCAGGCGAAACTCCTGGCGAAAGTTATCCTTTTAATGAATTGGTTTCACTTTTTAGAGGCGAAGTAAAACCTGATGAGGCTTGGGGACTTTACTGCGCCTTAAAAAATACTGTTTATTTTAGCCAGGTTTTAAAGGATCAGCTGGACGGAAAAATTGCGTTTACTGTCCGCCCTCAGCAAGAAATTGACTCCCTTGTAAAAAAAGCCGGTGAAAAGGAAAAAGAAGCCGAACTGCGGTCTGAATTTATTCAGCGATTAAAAACTGGAAAGCTTTTGCCGGAAGATTCTGTTTTTATGGGCGATGTGGAAGCTCTTGCGCTTGGAAAAACAGACAAAAGCCGTACAATGCATGATGCCGGCTTAAAGGAAACTCCAGAACGTGCGCACAAACTTTTGCTTGATACAGGACTTTGGGACATTACACGTAATCCGTATCCTTTGCGCTGGGGACTTTCCACAAAATCAGCGTCAGATTCCCTTGATTCTCCGCCGGAAGAAGAGCGGCTTGAGCTTGACTGTATTTCTTATGCAATTGACAATGCCTGGTCAACTGATCCGGACGATGCTGTTGCCTTTGACGGAAAATATCTTTGGATTCATATTGCAGATCCGGCGTCTACGGTTCAGCCAGATTCTCCTATTGATAAAAATGCGCGTGCAAGAGGTGCAACTCTTTATATTCCAGAAGGTGCTGCCAGAATGCTTTGTGAAAGTTGTCTTGAAGATTATGCGCTTGGACTAAAGGAAAAAAGCCGTGCCTTGTCTTTTAGAATTCTTCTTGATGAAAACGGCGCGATTGAAGATTGTTCCGTTTTTAAGACACTTGTAAAAGTAAAGCGCCTTTCTTATGAGCAGGCTGATGATCTTATGGAAAGTGAAGAGCTAAAGCCTCTTTTTTCTATCGCATGGAAAAATGTGGAACGCCGCAAAAAGTCCGGGGCTGTTCAGATTTCAATGCCGGAAGTTCATATTTCCGTTGAACCTGAAACAAAAAAAGTTTCAATCGAGCCTCTTGTTCATCCTAAAAGCTCAGAAATGATCCGTGAGATGATGCTTTTGGCCGGAGAAGGAGCTGCAAAATTCGCATTCAAAAATCAGATTCCTTTTCCGTTTGTAAGCCAGGAAGCTCCTGTAATTCCAGATGATGTTCCGGAAGGTCTTGCAGGTCAGTTCAGGCTTAGAAGATGCATGAGAAAAAGATCTGTCGGTGTAACTCCTGGAATGCATTGCGCTTTGGGGCTTAATATGTACAGTCAGGTTACAAGCCCTTTGCGCCGCTACGGAGACTTGATTGCTCATATTCAGCTGCGAGCATTTTTGGATAAAAGGGAGCTTTTGGACAAGGACACTATTCTTATGCGTATTTCAGAAGGAGATGCCGGGGCTCAGGCGGCTCACAAGGCTGAACGCAAAAGCAATATGCACTGGACTCTTGTTTATCTTTTGCAAAATCCCGGCTGGACAGGTGAGGCTGTCTGCGTTGACAAGGGAATGAAGCTTCCTCTTTTTTCAATTCCTTCTCTTGCAATAGAAACCTTTATGCCTTGCCCTGAAAAAACAGAGCTTAATGACGTGGTGAAAATAAAAGTAAAGAAAATTGAACTTACAGAACTGCAAGTTGAATTTGAAATTGTAAATTAA